The following DNA comes from Streptomyces sp. NBC_00690.
TCGATGGGTGCCCGGTACGGCTGCTACTACGGCCGTTCGGCGGCGAGTTCGCCGAGCAGTGACCAGGTGCGGTGCCGGTCGGCGTCCCCGGCGATCTCCGTACTTGCGAACACGACCTCCGTCGCCCCGGCGTCCAGATAGCGCTGGACCTCCGCCCGTACCGTCTCCTCGTTTCCGATCGCGGTCACGTCCACGGCGCTCTTGGCACCGGAGAGTTCGATCACCCGTGCGTAGGACGGAATCTGCTCGTAGAAGGCGAGTCGTTCGGCGGCTCGGGCCCGTACGGACTCGACATCGTCGGTGACCACCCCGTTCACGAAGGCCACGATCCTGGGCGCCGGACGACCGGCCGCCGCGGCAGCAGCCGTGACCGCCGGCACGATGTGCTCGGCCAGGGCACGGGGTCCGGCCAGATAGGGCAGGATCCCGTCCGCCAGCTCAGCGCTGACCCGCAGCGCCTGGGGACCCATGGCGGCCACGAGCAGCGGTACGCCCGTCGTGGCTCCGGGCACCCGGGCCGGGAGCGGGGTGGCCGCGCTGATCAGTTCACCCCGGAAGTCGCTGGTGCCGGTCTCGATCAGCTGACGCAGGACCACCAGGAACTCACGCAGTCGGGCGATGGGCCGTTCGAAGGGGATGCCCATACCGTCCTCGGTCAGCAGTCGCGTACCGAGTGCGAGCCCGAGGTGGTAGCGACCGTGCGTGGCCGCCTGGGCGGTGAGTGCTTGGCCGGAGACCACCAGCGGATGGCGCCCGAAGACGGGGATCGCGGCCGTCCCCACCTGGAGACCGGGTACTTCCCGTCCGACGATCGCCGCCAGTTGGGGCGAGTCGATGCCGAAGCCCTGCCCGAACCATGCGGAACGGAGCCCCGCCGTTTCGGCCTCCGCGGCTAACCGGACGGTGGCGTCGACTTGGTTGTCGGAATCGATGGCGTTGAGAGCCACTCCCACATTCATATCTGCCTGGAACTAAAGGAGTTGGAGCTCTATTCCGGTTCATTTATGACAAACATGTTTCCACCGCAGCCGCAGCCAGACCGCCCCATGCCCTGAAGGGAGGGCGCGACACGCCCTCGACTGTCAGACCCTGCTGGTAGAACGCGACCATGGACACGTTGACACTCACACCTTCCGCGCTGGAGGCATTCGTCGTTCGGGCCAAGGCCGCCACCTATGTCGGAGGTACCGGCAAGGTCGCCCCGGCCCGAACCGCCTCACACGATCTGGAGTACCGAGAGGGCGAGCTGGCCTATCGGGACAGCTACTTCGGCGGTACGGACTTCCTGGGGCAGGAGACCGTGCACCACGCGGACCGGCCCGTGTGGGGGATGAACTACTACGGATATCTCCTGAGCGACGACATCGACGCCCATACCGCGGGCGAGACGATCAAGGCGGCTCTGACGGAGCTGTACCACCAGAACAGATTCCTCGGCGGCTTCCGCCAGACCGTCGCCGGGCTGTCGTACGTCGATGAGAACACCGGCGACGTGCTGCGCTTCCAAGGCGTTGAGCACATCACCACGGCCGCGGGAGTCCGAGCCTATGAACTGCGCTACCACG
Coding sequences within:
- a CDS encoding TIGR03564 family F420-dependent LLM class oxidoreductase, with protein sequence MNVGVALNAIDSDNQVDATVRLAAEAETAGLRSAWFGQGFGIDSPQLAAIVGREVPGLQVGTAAIPVFGRHPLVVSGQALTAQAATHGRYHLGLALGTRLLTEDGMGIPFERPIARLREFLVVLRQLIETGTSDFRGELISAATPLPARVPGATTGVPLLVAAMGPQALRVSAELADGILPYLAGPRALAEHIVPAVTAAAAAAGRPAPRIVAFVNGVVTDDVESVRARAAERLAFYEQIPSYARVIELSGAKSAVDVTAIGNEETVRAEVQRYLDAGATEVVFASTEIAGDADRHRTWSLLGELAAERP
- a CDS encoding DUF5680 domain-containing protein, giving the protein MDTLTLTPSALEAFVVRAKAATYVGGTGKVAPARTASHDLEYREGELAYRDSYFGGTDFLGQETVHHADRPVWGMNYYGYLLSDDIDAHTAGETIKAALTELYHQNRFLGGFRQTVAGLSYVDENTGDVLRFQGVEHITTAAGVRAYELRYHGGRVLD